The nucleotide sequence GCGGGAAATCTCGGCAGCAGCCAGAGGATGGACTATACCGTTATCGGCGATACGGTGAACCTCGCGGCCCGGCTGGAAGGGGTCGCCGGCGCGGATGAAATTATAATAACACAGGATACCCTTGAGCTGATCGACGGTAAATTCAAGGTTGAAAAGCGTGATCCTGTCAGGGTCAAGGGTAAGGTAAAACCGATTCAAATATATAATGTGGTCGATTTTCGTTAGAACCGTCGGGACGATACCGACGGGAAGGTACTAAAGCTCTACGTTACGAGGGGGTTTCAAATGAATATAAGCGGACTTCTGGGATCACTTCCGCTATGGATCTATATTGTAGATGCGATCCTTATAGCCGGGATCGTTGCAGCTCTGATCTGGACCTTTATCAGCCATTCTGTTTTTAAAAAAAGACTGGAAAAAGCTGCTGTCGACGAGGAAGCGGCCAGAGAACTTATCCTTGAAAAATACGATACGTCAGCGCTTATCCGCCGTTCACGGTTAATCGAAGCCGGGGCGGATAAATACGGTGACAGCCTGCTGAAGAATCTCTCCATGGATGAGATCTGGGTGAACCTGCTGCGTCGACGCAAACGGGTAACCGACATTCGCCGGGTACTGAAGTTTATTCCCGAGCGGGGGCTGTTCTATGTTTTTCTGGCCGTTCTCGACAAGCCCAGGAAAGTCCGCTATCTGACAGACTGGCTGAAGGAGAGCGGCGACCTTCTGGCAATGAGACGCATCGCCCTCTCCGGAAAAGGGGAGAATTTTGACGGACAGACTGCCTTGGAGATTTTTGAAGAGTATATCCCCCACATTCGGGAGATGACAGGAGATCCCGAATGGGCTTCCCGTTATTTTGCGGTGAAGATCCTGCTGCACCATGATGATGACCGGTCGCAGCGGGCGGTCTGGGACTGCCTTCATGATACCCACGCTCTTGTACGGCGGACTGTTGCCACTGAGTTAACGACCGATAAAAAAGACGAGTTATTTGAAGCCCTGAAAACCCTGTTCATCGATGATCCCGTTTTCGAGGTCCGCCGGGCTGCCAAGGAGAGGATCAATCTCGATTTTCCCGACCGTGAAGTCCTGAACATTAAAAAGATGAACGACGTCGAAGCATTTCATGTTCTTGATTTGATGAATCCGGAATTTGCCCAGGACGAAAACACAGCCCTCTCCTTTCTGGATCATGACAATAACGAGCTGCGCCTGAGTGCGGCATATTTTCTGAATCGTCTGGGCACGCTGGACCGGCTCTTCCAGCAGGTCGAGCTTGGAGACCGGGAACTTTTTGAACGCAACTTCAAGCTTTTGACCAAAGCTGCCGAGGTCGGGATTTCCGACTTCCTGAAATCCGTCTCCTCTACAAAGAATCCCGCGACCCTGCTTATGGCAGCCCGACTTCTGCAGAGAACCGGGTCCCGGGAACTGATAAACAGTCTTGCAAAGAATGTATTTGCCCTCACCGACGAAGAGAAGACTCATGCCGATCAGAGAAAACTCTACGATGAAACCCTTAAAGCTATCAAATCGCGTGGGACCTGTGATGCGGTTCAATTTATCTGTCAGGAGCTGGAGAAGCACTCTCATCAGGGTGACTTTCTGGACCGTATTCTGCCTGCTCTGCCGGAAAGCGGGGACTTCCTCATTGCCCCGCTGCTTGTCAGCATGCTGAAGGATCCCGAGGTCCCGCGGCGGGACCTTATAAGGGAAACCATTTTCCGCTTCAATGAATGTTTCTACCAGGGAGAAATAATCGGCATCCTGAAAGCGGAGCGGGAAGAATACCCTCACCAGGTGCGTATTGACGCTCTTAAACTCCTGGCTCAGCTTAAGAAACCCTATTGCCTGCAGCATGTGCTGGAAAACCTCTCCATTTTACCTCTGGATGAGGCCCGGTATTTTACCTCAATCCTCGCCGATTTTAGCGGGGCCCTCTTCAACAAACGGGTAGAAGGCATCATGGCAAGCGATGACGCCCATGTGCGGGCTTCCCTTATTGCAGCTCTGCCGGCTACCGGTATCAAGGATTTTATTGCCCCGATTCGCAAAGCCCTCAAGGATGCAGATCCGGAGGTGCGCATGGCTGCGGTCTGGGCACTGCATGATTACCAGGAGCAGCGGGCTCTGAACGGTACTGTTGAAATGCTGCGAGACCCGGTGGAACGGGTCCGGGTTCAGGTGGCGAAAGCCCTTGGTTCCCACGGCACAGAAGGGGTTCTTGATCGGCTTAAGGAGCTCCTGTTTGATGAGAATGAGGTGCCCACCGTCAAGATTGCCGCGATAGCCGGACTCAGCTTCTCCGAAACCCGGGGCAGCGTGGATGTACTGGTTGAAAAGCTGAGAGACATGACAGGAGAATTGCGGGAAGAGATTATTCAGGCTCTGGCGGAAAAACATGACCAGCGCAGCCTTACACGCATGGTCGAGGTATTCAAGGATTCTGAACCAAAAATCAGGGAATCCATGAGCGAGGCTTTCAAACGAATGCGCAGCAAAGGAGAAACATCCCTGGTAAATCTGCTGAACGAAGACATCCCCTCGCTCCTTCCTCTGGTCTACGATATTCTGGAAGACACCGGCTGGGTAGAGAGCATAATCCGGCGGCTTGCTAAGCGGGATCCCAAGGAGCGCCGCGAGGCAGCAGCCCTGCTGGCCCGCATCGGCACCAGGGCCGCTTTCCGGGGGATTGTGCTTGCCGCCAGAGACCCCGACGAAGAGGTCCGGGTCGAGGTTACAAAAGCACTGGAGTATCTGAACACCCCGGAAGGAGCAGAAATCCTCGCAGACCTGGAAAACGATCCCGATAAGCGGGTGCGCAAGTATACCCTGTGGGCCCTTGAACGGATAAAGGCCAAAAACCTGGATTAAAAAGTTATTACAGTGTAGCCCTGTTCGGCATAGGCGCTCATGGAGGGATGCCCCTTCATGTCGCCTCCCAGGGGCAATCCCTGAGTCTCAACATCCCTGGTAACGCCGAGTTTGGCTGAACAGGCTTTGCAAACCGTATCGATCATTCCCGAACCCTTCAGGCTTTCCCATAAGGGGGCGAAAGCTGCTCCCGGTTCCGCCATGGCCCGGGGAACTGTAACGGCACTGCCTTCCAGAACAACCTTTACGTCATGACCTTTTTCCCGCATATCAAACGCGTTAAGCATTACGTGAACAAAACAGATCGGGTCACCGTTAAAAGCAAACAGCACATATTTCATATCAGTTTTTCCTCCTGAGATTACCAAGCCTGAACTCATGATAAAGAAAGAATTAAAAGAAATAAACTTTCGAAATGTACAATTTATTTACGGGGCACCCTGGGCATGAGAGCATTGACGCAATCAATCCAAGGAGGCTCTTATGAAAACCTTTATAAGACTAAGTATTACTTTTCTTCTGCTGTTCGGACTCATTCTTTCTGCGACGGCAAACGGTGAACAGGAAACCGGCAATACTTCGGGAGAAATTACCGAGAAAGTTGTGATCAAACTGGGGCACATTGCCGATCCTTCCCACCCTTATGCCAAAGGTGCGGAAGAGTTCGCCAGACTGGCCGCGGAAAAATCCAACGGCATGATTGAAGTCAAGGTATTCCCTTCTTCTCAGCTGGGAGGACAGAAAGAACTGATAGAAGGCATTACCTACGGTTCCATCGATATGGCCCTTGTGGGAACCGCCGTTCTCGGTCAGTTCCAGCCTCAGATTTCTCTCTTTGACCTGCCCTTCCTCTTCAGGGACCGGGACCATGCATACAAATCCCTCGATACCGTAGGGATGGAACTGGGAAAAGAGCTTGAAAAGAACGGCATTAAACTGCTGGGATATATGGAGAACGGCATCCGGCACCTGACCAACGACAAGCGGGAAATACAAAGTCCTGCCGATATGCAAGGTCTCAAGATAAGGGTTATGACTAACAAGATCTACATCGCCATGATGAAATCCCTGGGTGCTTCCCCGACTCCCATGGCTTTCGGCGAACTTTATTCAGCAATGCAGCAGGGTGTTGTCGACGGTCAGGAAAACCCGAGTGCCCACATCTGGACAAGCCGTTTCTTTGAAGTACAGCAGTATGCTTCGAAAACCGCCCATGCCTACGCTCCCGAACCCGTACTGATCTCCATGTCCACCTGGAAAAAGCTTCCCTCAACGGCCCAGGGGATTATAGTTGAATCTGCCAAGGAAGCTATTGCCTGGCAGCGTCAGCTTTCTACCGATCAGGACAACGAGT is from Marispirochaeta sp. and encodes:
- a CDS encoding HEAT repeat domain-containing protein; amino-acid sequence: MNISGLLGSLPLWIYIVDAILIAGIVAALIWTFISHSVFKKRLEKAAVDEEAARELILEKYDTSALIRRSRLIEAGADKYGDSLLKNLSMDEIWVNLLRRRKRVTDIRRVLKFIPERGLFYVFLAVLDKPRKVRYLTDWLKESGDLLAMRRIALSGKGENFDGQTALEIFEEYIPHIREMTGDPEWASRYFAVKILLHHDDDRSQRAVWDCLHDTHALVRRTVATELTTDKKDELFEALKTLFIDDPVFEVRRAAKERINLDFPDREVLNIKKMNDVEAFHVLDLMNPEFAQDENTALSFLDHDNNELRLSAAYFLNRLGTLDRLFQQVELGDRELFERNFKLLTKAAEVGISDFLKSVSSTKNPATLLMAARLLQRTGSRELINSLAKNVFALTDEEKTHADQRKLYDETLKAIKSRGTCDAVQFICQELEKHSHQGDFLDRILPALPESGDFLIAPLLVSMLKDPEVPRRDLIRETIFRFNECFYQGEIIGILKAEREEYPHQVRIDALKLLAQLKKPYCLQHVLENLSILPLDEARYFTSILADFSGALFNKRVEGIMASDDAHVRASLIAALPATGIKDFIAPIRKALKDADPEVRMAAVWALHDYQEQRALNGTVEMLRDPVERVRVQVAKALGSHGTEGVLDRLKELLFDENEVPTVKIAAIAGLSFSETRGSVDVLVEKLRDMTGELREEIIQALAEKHDQRSLTRMVEVFKDSEPKIRESMSEAFKRMRSKGETSLVNLLNEDIPSLLPLVYDILEDTGWVESIIRRLAKRDPKERREAAALLARIGTRAAFRGIVLAARDPDEEVRVEVTKALEYLNTPEGAEILADLENDPDKRVRKYTLWALERIKAKNLD
- a CDS encoding DsrE family protein yields the protein MKYVLFAFNGDPICFVHVMLNAFDMREKGHDVKVVLEGSAVTVPRAMAEPGAAFAPLWESLKGSGMIDTVCKACSAKLGVTRDVETQGLPLGGDMKGHPSMSAYAEQGYTVITF
- a CDS encoding DctP family TRAP transporter solute-binding subunit gives rise to the protein MKTFIRLSITFLLLFGLILSATANGEQETGNTSGEITEKVVIKLGHIADPSHPYAKGAEEFARLAAEKSNGMIEVKVFPSSQLGGQKELIEGITYGSIDMALVGTAVLGQFQPQISLFDLPFLFRDRDHAYKSLDTVGMELGKELEKNGIKLLGYMENGIRHLTNDKREIQSPADMQGLKIRVMTNKIYIAMMKSLGASPTPMAFGELYSAMQQGVVDGQENPSAHIWTSRFFEVQQYASKTAHAYAPEPVLISMSTWKKLPSTAQGIIVESAKEAIAWQRQLSTDQDNEFWDKIIATGKMKVTEVDRQPFVDATKPVYAEFAAMVGQANIDAVQAIK